In a single window of the Halopiger xanaduensis SH-6 genome:
- a CDS encoding PPC domain-containing DNA-binding protein, which produces MESFEADDGHVIVRLDRGDLALESIETACDEHDVDTGAVVTGIGTFSNLNIHYVDRTDLPDDQADRNVDLQLEGAWEVTDINGVIADGEPHLHVTAFDGERTVGGHLEDGCEINVLGEVTIRKIDGLELERRPGERNVSQLRQR; this is translated from the coding sequence ATGGAGTCGTTCGAAGCCGACGACGGACACGTCATCGTCCGTCTCGACCGCGGCGATCTCGCACTGGAATCGATCGAAACCGCCTGCGACGAGCACGACGTCGACACCGGCGCCGTCGTCACCGGCATCGGCACCTTCAGCAACCTGAACATCCACTACGTCGACCGCACCGATCTGCCCGACGACCAGGCGGACCGGAACGTCGACCTGCAACTCGAGGGCGCCTGGGAGGTGACCGACATCAACGGCGTGATCGCCGACGGCGAACCGCACCTCCACGTGACGGCGTTCGACGGCGAGCGCACGGTCGGCGGCCATCTCGAGGACGGCTGCGAGATCAACGTCCTCGGCGAAGTGACGATCCGAAAGATCGACGGGCTCGAATTAGAACGTCGACCTGGCGAGCGGAACGTCTCACAGCTCCGGCAGCGGTAG